The following nucleotide sequence is from Halictus rubicundus isolate RS-2024b chromosome 7, iyHalRubi1_principal, whole genome shotgun sequence.
cttaaattttctcccaccttaGTTGGACACCCTGTGCATATATTTCATGCAGAATAACATCATCCATTACGGATGAGGGCTAAGATATTTAGCACAATTTTTTAccaaatattacttgaatatcaAATAATAAGATGTCCAcattgattttttaagaaaacaattttatataCTGGGTGCCCCAGTGTTGATGGTAGAACCGAGGAGGGGGTGATTttacgtgagaaaataagtcgaaaatacagaaaaatttttttcgtttgaggcttcgttttcgagaaaatcgaatttaaaaatcCGTCGGGTTTGCATGATTCAGtgtatgcaggaagtagaattggttggtcataaTCAGACGCGATTGACAATTCCTTGATCTAACAATAAGCTCTATCCTCGGTTCCGTGCTGTGACAAAGATCGTGTAgggttactattttcttgtcttcattttttgaaattgaaatttccaAATCAAATGctaatttgcaatttaatttcTCTAGGACGTTTCTTAGAGAGTTTACCATAGTTTATAAGAGCAAAAATTTGCAGGAGAGCTTCGGTTGCCATGACCGTCAAGAATTCAACCGTAAGGTGTTACACAACATGATGCAAAAGCACTACATATCTGCTTCTAAAGAAAGCGTTTATCTTATCTCACCATCTCCAATCATTGAATGACGACAGAAGTTCTATGTGCGTGTTTCACTTCGAAGGAAACATTCAACGAATACGTTCGTGTGTATACGACGAACATCGTCTTCTTTAGATTGATCTGTGAAGTTAgtttatacattaaaaaaatatatcttattattcaagatctgattaaaactattataattacaattatacGAGCAGAAAACAATCCATAAACTGATTTCAAAATAGGAAGTATATAAATCAGTAAATGTATTTAACTTCAATGCATTCTCACTAAATGTTAACTATCCTGCATGCTGTTGCTTCTGCTTATCATTCTGCTCATTATCAATGCACAAACTGAACGTTTTTATCGATTCCACACGATAGTCGCATATAAATTTTCTAGCCTGATAATATTGTGgaagatattaaaaatgtttttcctaCTTTAACTTCTGGTAGCAGTATCTGATAAATCTTTATCTGCTAAAAGAATCGACCTTTTTATAAGCATCATGAAGTAGCATTTCTTGAATACACAaagttgaacaaaattaatCACACTACTGTTATATTAACTACTACTGTCATACGACACAAAATCTTCTTCACAGATTAGCATTTGTATATGTATTGTcttaaaaactataaaataataataagtatTTACTGTAGCAAGGTTTATATTCAACAATTGACCATTCACTCAAACATTTAATACAGGCTTGGAAAAGTTCCAGAAATAagtgttttgtaattaataCGTAGACTCGACAatccttatgcaaaattaaaatattctacatcTGTTGTAAGGACCAGGAGCTAATTAGGAGTttctatttttcataattttagtcGGTAAAAAGTAACGTGTTGGcactgttttaatattttcattgctCCAAATTGCAGATACTCGcttttgtcatgaatgcgtaaaatccgcagtctagtaattaatcACACATTATGATAGATTAGGCATAAATTAAATCtgaattagaatattttcgtgagCCACTGCGAATATCGGCGCACAACAATTGTTTGTACAGGGAACAACGAGAATAATCAATAGAAATGTACAAATGCAAAAAATCATCTAATTAATCTAACACTGaaagtaattttcaatttttacaataaaaataatttagaaggaaattttatattataatgaATTTTTTGTTCACTAGCCAGAATGATATAAGATTCTGGTCGTGCGTGTACGTTTCGAACGCCAGCAAGCCAACTAATCGGGCACCTAATCTACAAGCCTACAGCGTGCTCGATGCTGGTTGTATGCTCGGGCTATTAAGAAAAACAAATATGCCGCGTATATAAAGCCGTTTGATATGGTTCAATATGGATTCTATCGTTCACTATGGATCGTTGGGCTGGCAAGGTCGCAGTGGTGACGGGAGCGAGTGCAGGCATCGGCGCCGCGATCTCGGAAGATCTTGTCAAAAACTCCGTCAAAGTGGTCGGCCTCGCGAGAAGGAAGGAGAAGCTTCAGGAACTATCCgatgcgctagacaaggataaATTTTTCCCGTTCGTATGCGACCTCACCAACGAAGACGACATCGTCAAAGCCTTCAAATGGGTCCAGGAGAAGTTCGGCGGAGCGGACATTCTGATCAACAGTGCCGGTGTTTCCTATCTATTGCCGATCATTGGTAAAGCTCACCGTCCGGATcttcacgcaaaataaaaattatctacacCAATTGCAAAGCACACTAGTCACTTGGaagttttcttctttcttcaataatcctaacaaattgaaaataatatatcggcATGCTTAAACTTTTTTCATGCGTCTATTGTTTTGAATTGCATAAATCCAGTAACTGCATCGAGTTTTGTTAAATTTCGTAATTTTCTGGAAACCCTTACACGCTGATTTATATGTTTTCCTTCTCCATTGAAACTTTgtcatttatttcaaaattattctgtctggttttttcagaattttatgcattcatgggaAAAATGAGTAGATTACATTTAAAACAGCGAAATTATTCCAACAATTTAGAAATACCGTTGTATTATTTACGACTTGCATcgaatgcaaacgatttttatttcacataaaagGTTTGCCGTCTTATTCTACCAAAATTCCATCGTTTAACACTGAACACGATTTGTATAAGAGCGATATTTGTATATTACAAAATGTCGTATCTTCCCTTTCTCGAAATACACGAAACAAACTTTTCTCAGACGATTTTCGTTtgttattattgaaattaatattttgctgCAGAATCGAAGCTGGACGACTACCGCAAAGTATTGGACACCAATGTTATAGCTCCTGCGATCTGCGCACGAGAATTTGTTAGTTCGGCCAAGAAACGAAATATAGCTGCACACATAATTAACATTAGTGGGTAGGTAGGAATGTATGCAAAGTCAAATTGTCATTACCAAAATTAAACTGTCTGATTGTCACattgaaataattcatttaaaagTGAACTTGGAACATCATTAAAATGGTGACACAATAAACTTTTATAACGTGATAGTAATTCTTGATTCGAGTGCCTCagaacatttgcattctaaaaacTTACTTTTAGCATGGCTGGGCATAATGCAGAGATAATATCAATGCCGATAGGCATGTACGCTGCCAGTAAATATGCCCTAACCGCTTTGGCTGTTGAACTTCGCCACGAACTCAGTGCAACGGACATTAAAGTTACGGTAAGACTTATCCTCTTGAAC
It contains:
- the LOC143355886 gene encoding farnesol dehydrogenase-like; translated protein: MDRWAGKVAVVTGASAGIGAAISEDLVKNSVKVVGLARRKEKLQELSDALDKDKFFPFVCDLTNEDDIVKAFKWVQEKFGGADILINSAGVSYLLPIIESKLDDYRKVLDTNVIAPAICAREFVSSAKKRNIAAHIINISGMAGHNAEIISMPIGMYAASKYALTALAVELRHELSATDIKVTNISPGAVGTDMLKNLITDPNIYEKIPTLKDHDVSDAVMYALGTPPNVEIHDLIISIRDKLYSLQQVMPTLKPNSA